From Prinia subflava isolate CZ2003 ecotype Zambia chromosome 31, Cam_Psub_1.2, whole genome shotgun sequence, a single genomic window includes:
- the SHC1 gene encoding SHC-transforming protein 1 isoform X3: protein MLQSKAAVRVPDERGCVSLLPAQGLPCPPPAMEYVDMNKLSCGKKTRVEGGQLGGDEWTRHGSFVNKPTRGWLHPDDKVMGSGVSYHVRYMGCVEVLQSMRALDFNTRTQVTREAIGLVCEAVPGAKGAVRRRKPCSRSLSSILGKSNLKFAGMPITLTISTSSLNLMASDCKQIIANHHMQSISFASGGDPDTAEYVAYVAKDPVNQRACHILECPEGLAQDVISTIGQAFELRFKQYLKNPPKLVTPHDRMAGFDGSAWDEEEEEPAPDHQYYNDFPGKEPPIGGVVDMRLQDGAAQTPNHLGATLPVGQSSSGECDPQKQHAPAQAGREKYPAPAGTSGRVDLFDDPSYVNVQNIDKTRQASAAGTPATANGSTQRDLFDMKPFEDALRVPPSVPVALPPAQVVASMEEQLRREPWYHGKMNRKEAEKLLKVNGDFLVRESTTTPGQYVLTGLQGGQPKHLLLVDPEGVVRTKDHRFESVSHLISYHMDNHLPIISAGSEMCLQQPVERRL, encoded by the exons ATGCTTCAGAGTAAGGCAGCA GTCAGAGTGCCAGACGAGAGGGGCTGTGtgtctctgctccctgcccagggcctgccctgccctccgcCGGCGATGGAGTATGTG GATATGAACAAGCTGAGCTGCGGGAAGAAGACGCGGGTGGAAGGTGGCCAGCTGGGGGGTGATGAATGGACCCGCCACGGCAGCTTTGTCAATAAGCCCACCCGCGGCTGGCTGCATCCCGATGACAAGGTCATGGGCTCCGGGGTCTCCTACCACGTCCGG TACATGGGCTGTGTGGAAGTGCTCCAGTCCATGAGGGCTCTGGATTTCAACACCAGGACACAGGTGACCAG GGAGGCCATTGGGCTGGTATGTGAGGCTGTGCCTGGTGCCAAGGGAGCCGTGAGGAGAAGGAAG CCCTGCAGCCGCTCCCTGAGCTCCATCCTGGGCAAGAGCAACCTGAAATTTGCAGGCATGCCCATCACCCTGACCATCTCTACCAGCAGCCTCAACCTCATGGCCTCAGACTGCAAGCAG ATCATCGCCAACCACCACATGCAGTCTATATCCTTTGCATCAGGGGGAGACCCG GACACAGCTGAATATGTTGCCTATGTTGCCAAAGACCCCGTCAATCAGAGAG CCTGCCATATCCTGGAGTGTCCTGAAGGCTTGGCACAGGATGTGATCAGCACAATTGGGCAGGCCTTTGAGCTGCGCTTCAAGCAGTACCTGAAGAACCCTCCAAAGCTGGTGACCCCCCACGACAG AATGGCAGGGTTTGATGGCTCTGCCTGGgatgaagaagaggaggaaccAGCCCCGGATCACCAGTACTACAACGACTTCCCTGGCAAGGAACCTCCCATTGGGGGGGTTGTGGACATGCGCCTGCAGGATGGGGCTGCTCAGACCCCAAATCACTTGGGTGCCACACTG CCTGTCGGCCAGTCGTCCAGTGGGGAGTGTGACCCCCAGAAGCAGCATGCTCCTGCTCAAG cagggagagagaaataCCCAGCTCCGGCAGGCACATCTGGCCGCGTGGACCTGTTTGACGACCCATCTTACGTCAACGTGCAGAACATAGACAAGACACGCCAAGCTTCAGCCGCTGGCACCCCAGCCACAGCCAACGGCAGTACACAGAGGGACCTTTTTGACATGA AGCCCTTTGAAGATGCCCTGCGTGTGCCCCCATCTGTGCCTGTGGCGCTGCCCCCTGCCCAGGTGGTGGCCTccatggaggagcagctgagacgGGAGCCCTGGTACCACGGGAAAATGAACCGCAAGGAggctgagaagctgctgaaggtgaaTGGAGACTTCCTGGTGCGGGAGAGCACCACCACCCCGGGCCAGTACGTGCTGACTGGCttgcagggtgggcagcccaAGCATTTGCTGCTCGTCGATCCCGAGGGTGTG GTGCGGACAAAAGATCATCGCTTTGAGAGCGTCAGCCACCTCATCAGCTACCACATGGACAATCACCTGCCCATCATCTCAGCTGGCAGTGAgatgtgcctgcagcagccagtggaGAGGAGACTGTGA
- the SHC1 gene encoding SHC-transforming protein 1 isoform X4, whose product MEYVDMNKLSCGKKTRVEGGQLGGDEWTRHGSFVNKPTRGWLHPDDKVMGSGVSYHVRYMGCVEVLQSMRALDFNTRTQVTREAIGLVCEAVPGAKGAVRRRKPCSRSLSSILGKSNLKFAGMPITLTISTSSLNLMASDCKQIIANHHMQSISFASGGDPDTAEYVAYVAKDPVNQRACHILECPEGLAQDVISTIGQAFELRFKQYLKNPPKLVTPHDRMAGFDGSAWDEEEEEPAPDHQYYNDFPGKEPPIGGVVDMRLQDGAAQTPNHLGATLPVGQSSSGECDPQKQHAPAQAGREKYPAPAGTSGRVDLFDDPSYVNVQNIDKTRQASAAGTPATANGSTQRDLFDMKPFEDALRVPPSVPVALPPAQVVASMEEQLRREPWYHGKMNRKEAEKLLKVNGDFLVRESTTTPGQYVLTGLQGGQPKHLLLVDPEGVVRTKDHRFESVSHLISYHMDNHLPIISAGSEMCLQQPVERRL is encoded by the exons ATGGAGTATGTG GATATGAACAAGCTGAGCTGCGGGAAGAAGACGCGGGTGGAAGGTGGCCAGCTGGGGGGTGATGAATGGACCCGCCACGGCAGCTTTGTCAATAAGCCCACCCGCGGCTGGCTGCATCCCGATGACAAGGTCATGGGCTCCGGGGTCTCCTACCACGTCCGG TACATGGGCTGTGTGGAAGTGCTCCAGTCCATGAGGGCTCTGGATTTCAACACCAGGACACAGGTGACCAG GGAGGCCATTGGGCTGGTATGTGAGGCTGTGCCTGGTGCCAAGGGAGCCGTGAGGAGAAGGAAG CCCTGCAGCCGCTCCCTGAGCTCCATCCTGGGCAAGAGCAACCTGAAATTTGCAGGCATGCCCATCACCCTGACCATCTCTACCAGCAGCCTCAACCTCATGGCCTCAGACTGCAAGCAG ATCATCGCCAACCACCACATGCAGTCTATATCCTTTGCATCAGGGGGAGACCCG GACACAGCTGAATATGTTGCCTATGTTGCCAAAGACCCCGTCAATCAGAGAG CCTGCCATATCCTGGAGTGTCCTGAAGGCTTGGCACAGGATGTGATCAGCACAATTGGGCAGGCCTTTGAGCTGCGCTTCAAGCAGTACCTGAAGAACCCTCCAAAGCTGGTGACCCCCCACGACAG AATGGCAGGGTTTGATGGCTCTGCCTGGgatgaagaagaggaggaaccAGCCCCGGATCACCAGTACTACAACGACTTCCCTGGCAAGGAACCTCCCATTGGGGGGGTTGTGGACATGCGCCTGCAGGATGGGGCTGCTCAGACCCCAAATCACTTGGGTGCCACACTG CCTGTCGGCCAGTCGTCCAGTGGGGAGTGTGACCCCCAGAAGCAGCATGCTCCTGCTCAAG cagggagagagaaataCCCAGCTCCGGCAGGCACATCTGGCCGCGTGGACCTGTTTGACGACCCATCTTACGTCAACGTGCAGAACATAGACAAGACACGCCAAGCTTCAGCCGCTGGCACCCCAGCCACAGCCAACGGCAGTACACAGAGGGACCTTTTTGACATGA AGCCCTTTGAAGATGCCCTGCGTGTGCCCCCATCTGTGCCTGTGGCGCTGCCCCCTGCCCAGGTGGTGGCCTccatggaggagcagctgagacgGGAGCCCTGGTACCACGGGAAAATGAACCGCAAGGAggctgagaagctgctgaaggtgaaTGGAGACTTCCTGGTGCGGGAGAGCACCACCACCCCGGGCCAGTACGTGCTGACTGGCttgcagggtgggcagcccaAGCATTTGCTGCTCGTCGATCCCGAGGGTGTG GTGCGGACAAAAGATCATCGCTTTGAGAGCGTCAGCCACCTCATCAGCTACCACATGGACAATCACCTGCCCATCATCTCAGCTGGCAGTGAgatgtgcctgcagcagccagtggaGAGGAGACTGTGA
- the SHC1 gene encoding SHC-transforming protein 1 isoform X1: protein MDLLQKSKYSHLRNESVSSLEEFMAGPGVPPSPVESLASMQSLPSSLSSSSLSHAAPLDKLSPELEESPTTLCSFFPKMANLKLSNPANLLSLQGSSAGNCHGEPGPPGMPALVPGHAASSSSVRRITVCSQDMNKLSCGKKTRVEGGQLGGDEWTRHGSFVNKPTRGWLHPDDKVMGSGVSYHVRYMGCVEVLQSMRALDFNTRTQVTREAIGLVCEAVPGAKGAVRRRKPCSRSLSSILGKSNLKFAGMPITLTISTSSLNLMASDCKQIIANHHMQSISFASGGDPDTAEYVAYVAKDPVNQRACHILECPEGLAQDVISTIGQAFELRFKQYLKNPPKLVTPHDRMAGFDGSAWDEEEEEPAPDHQYYNDFPGKEPPIGGVVDMRLQDGAAQTPNHLGATLPVGQSSSGECDPQKQHAPAQAGREKYPAPAGTSGRVDLFDDPSYVNVQNIDKTRQASAAGTPATANGSTQRDLFDMKPFEDALRVPPSVPVALPPAQVVASMEEQLRREPWYHGKMNRKEAEKLLKVNGDFLVRESTTTPGQYVLTGLQGGQPKHLLLVDPEGVVRTKDHRFESVSHLISYHMDNHLPIISAGSEMCLQQPVERRL, encoded by the exons ATGGATCTCCTGCAAAAGAGCAAATACAGCCACCTGCGGAACGAGTCTGTCTCCTCTCTGGAGGAGTTCATGGCGGGCCCGGGAGTCCCGCCCTCCCCAGTGGAGTCCCTTGCAAGCATGCAGTCTCTGCCTAGTTCcctgtcctcctcctccctcagccACGCTGCACCTCTCGATAAGCTCTCACCTGAGTTGGAGGAGAGCCCTACAACCCTCTGCTCCTTCTTCCCCAAAATGGCCAACCTGAAGCTCTCCAATCCTGCCAACTTGCTCAGCTTGCAGGGCTCTTCAGCTGGCAACTGCCATGGGGAGCCTGGTCCCCCTGGAATGccagccctggtgccagggcatgctgccagctccagctcagtGAGACGTATCACTGTCTGTTCCCAGGATATGAACAAGCTGAGCTGCGGGAAGAAGACGCGGGTGGAAGGTGGCCAGCTGGGGGGTGATGAATGGACCCGCCACGGCAGCTTTGTCAATAAGCCCACCCGCGGCTGGCTGCATCCCGATGACAAGGTCATGGGCTCCGGGGTCTCCTACCACGTCCGG TACATGGGCTGTGTGGAAGTGCTCCAGTCCATGAGGGCTCTGGATTTCAACACCAGGACACAGGTGACCAG GGAGGCCATTGGGCTGGTATGTGAGGCTGTGCCTGGTGCCAAGGGAGCCGTGAGGAGAAGGAAG CCCTGCAGCCGCTCCCTGAGCTCCATCCTGGGCAAGAGCAACCTGAAATTTGCAGGCATGCCCATCACCCTGACCATCTCTACCAGCAGCCTCAACCTCATGGCCTCAGACTGCAAGCAG ATCATCGCCAACCACCACATGCAGTCTATATCCTTTGCATCAGGGGGAGACCCG GACACAGCTGAATATGTTGCCTATGTTGCCAAAGACCCCGTCAATCAGAGAG CCTGCCATATCCTGGAGTGTCCTGAAGGCTTGGCACAGGATGTGATCAGCACAATTGGGCAGGCCTTTGAGCTGCGCTTCAAGCAGTACCTGAAGAACCCTCCAAAGCTGGTGACCCCCCACGACAG AATGGCAGGGTTTGATGGCTCTGCCTGGgatgaagaagaggaggaaccAGCCCCGGATCACCAGTACTACAACGACTTCCCTGGCAAGGAACCTCCCATTGGGGGGGTTGTGGACATGCGCCTGCAGGATGGGGCTGCTCAGACCCCAAATCACTTGGGTGCCACACTG CCTGTCGGCCAGTCGTCCAGTGGGGAGTGTGACCCCCAGAAGCAGCATGCTCCTGCTCAAG cagggagagagaaataCCCAGCTCCGGCAGGCACATCTGGCCGCGTGGACCTGTTTGACGACCCATCTTACGTCAACGTGCAGAACATAGACAAGACACGCCAAGCTTCAGCCGCTGGCACCCCAGCCACAGCCAACGGCAGTACACAGAGGGACCTTTTTGACATGA AGCCCTTTGAAGATGCCCTGCGTGTGCCCCCATCTGTGCCTGTGGCGCTGCCCCCTGCCCAGGTGGTGGCCTccatggaggagcagctgagacgGGAGCCCTGGTACCACGGGAAAATGAACCGCAAGGAggctgagaagctgctgaaggtgaaTGGAGACTTCCTGGTGCGGGAGAGCACCACCACCCCGGGCCAGTACGTGCTGACTGGCttgcagggtgggcagcccaAGCATTTGCTGCTCGTCGATCCCGAGGGTGTG GTGCGGACAAAAGATCATCGCTTTGAGAGCGTCAGCCACCTCATCAGCTACCACATGGACAATCACCTGCCCATCATCTCAGCTGGCAGTGAgatgtgcctgcagcagccagtggaGAGGAGACTGTGA
- the SHC1 gene encoding SHC-transforming protein 1 isoform X2 encodes MDLLQKSKYSHLRNESVSSLEEFMAGPGVPPSPVESLASMQSLPSSLSSSSLSHAAPLDKLSPELEESPTTLCSFFPKMANLKLSNPANLLSLQGSSAGNCHGEPGPPGMPALVPGHAASSSSVRRITVCSQDMNKLSCGKKTRVEGGQLGGDEWTRHGSFVNKPTRGWLHPDDKVMGSGVSYHVRYMGCVEVLQSMRALDFNTRTQVTREAIGLVCEAVPGAKGAVRRRKPCSRSLSSILGKSNLKFAGMPITLTISTSSLNLMASDCKQIIANHHMQSISFASGGDPDTAEYVAYVAKDPVNQRACHILECPEGLAQDVISTIGQAFELRFKQYLKNPPKLVTPHDRMAGFDGSAWDEEEEEPAPDHQYYNDFPGKEPPIGGVVDMRLQDGAAQTPNHLGATLPVGQSSSGECDPQKQHAPAQGREKYPAPAGTSGRVDLFDDPSYVNVQNIDKTRQASAAGTPATANGSTQRDLFDMKPFEDALRVPPSVPVALPPAQVVASMEEQLRREPWYHGKMNRKEAEKLLKVNGDFLVRESTTTPGQYVLTGLQGGQPKHLLLVDPEGVVRTKDHRFESVSHLISYHMDNHLPIISAGSEMCLQQPVERRL; translated from the exons ATGGATCTCCTGCAAAAGAGCAAATACAGCCACCTGCGGAACGAGTCTGTCTCCTCTCTGGAGGAGTTCATGGCGGGCCCGGGAGTCCCGCCCTCCCCAGTGGAGTCCCTTGCAAGCATGCAGTCTCTGCCTAGTTCcctgtcctcctcctccctcagccACGCTGCACCTCTCGATAAGCTCTCACCTGAGTTGGAGGAGAGCCCTACAACCCTCTGCTCCTTCTTCCCCAAAATGGCCAACCTGAAGCTCTCCAATCCTGCCAACTTGCTCAGCTTGCAGGGCTCTTCAGCTGGCAACTGCCATGGGGAGCCTGGTCCCCCTGGAATGccagccctggtgccagggcatgctgccagctccagctcagtGAGACGTATCACTGTCTGTTCCCAGGATATGAACAAGCTGAGCTGCGGGAAGAAGACGCGGGTGGAAGGTGGCCAGCTGGGGGGTGATGAATGGACCCGCCACGGCAGCTTTGTCAATAAGCCCACCCGCGGCTGGCTGCATCCCGATGACAAGGTCATGGGCTCCGGGGTCTCCTACCACGTCCGG TACATGGGCTGTGTGGAAGTGCTCCAGTCCATGAGGGCTCTGGATTTCAACACCAGGACACAGGTGACCAG GGAGGCCATTGGGCTGGTATGTGAGGCTGTGCCTGGTGCCAAGGGAGCCGTGAGGAGAAGGAAG CCCTGCAGCCGCTCCCTGAGCTCCATCCTGGGCAAGAGCAACCTGAAATTTGCAGGCATGCCCATCACCCTGACCATCTCTACCAGCAGCCTCAACCTCATGGCCTCAGACTGCAAGCAG ATCATCGCCAACCACCACATGCAGTCTATATCCTTTGCATCAGGGGGAGACCCG GACACAGCTGAATATGTTGCCTATGTTGCCAAAGACCCCGTCAATCAGAGAG CCTGCCATATCCTGGAGTGTCCTGAAGGCTTGGCACAGGATGTGATCAGCACAATTGGGCAGGCCTTTGAGCTGCGCTTCAAGCAGTACCTGAAGAACCCTCCAAAGCTGGTGACCCCCCACGACAG AATGGCAGGGTTTGATGGCTCTGCCTGGgatgaagaagaggaggaaccAGCCCCGGATCACCAGTACTACAACGACTTCCCTGGCAAGGAACCTCCCATTGGGGGGGTTGTGGACATGCGCCTGCAGGATGGGGCTGCTCAGACCCCAAATCACTTGGGTGCCACACTG CCTGTCGGCCAGTCGTCCAGTGGGGAGTGTGACCCCCAGAAGCAGCATGCTCCTGCTCAAG ggagagagaaataCCCAGCTCCGGCAGGCACATCTGGCCGCGTGGACCTGTTTGACGACCCATCTTACGTCAACGTGCAGAACATAGACAAGACACGCCAAGCTTCAGCCGCTGGCACCCCAGCCACAGCCAACGGCAGTACACAGAGGGACCTTTTTGACATGA AGCCCTTTGAAGATGCCCTGCGTGTGCCCCCATCTGTGCCTGTGGCGCTGCCCCCTGCCCAGGTGGTGGCCTccatggaggagcagctgagacgGGAGCCCTGGTACCACGGGAAAATGAACCGCAAGGAggctgagaagctgctgaaggtgaaTGGAGACTTCCTGGTGCGGGAGAGCACCACCACCCCGGGCCAGTACGTGCTGACTGGCttgcagggtgggcagcccaAGCATTTGCTGCTCGTCGATCCCGAGGGTGTG GTGCGGACAAAAGATCATCGCTTTGAGAGCGTCAGCCACCTCATCAGCTACCACATGGACAATCACCTGCCCATCATCTCAGCTGGCAGTGAgatgtgcctgcagcagccagtggaGAGGAGACTGTGA
- the SHC1 gene encoding SHC-transforming protein 1 isoform X5, translating into MNKLSCGKKTRVEGGQLGGDEWTRHGSFVNKPTRGWLHPDDKVMGSGVSYHVRYMGCVEVLQSMRALDFNTRTQVTREAIGLVCEAVPGAKGAVRRRKPCSRSLSSILGKSNLKFAGMPITLTISTSSLNLMASDCKQIIANHHMQSISFASGGDPDTAEYVAYVAKDPVNQRACHILECPEGLAQDVISTIGQAFELRFKQYLKNPPKLVTPHDRMAGFDGSAWDEEEEEPAPDHQYYNDFPGKEPPIGGVVDMRLQDGAAQTPNHLGATLPVGQSSSGECDPQKQHAPAQAGREKYPAPAGTSGRVDLFDDPSYVNVQNIDKTRQASAAGTPATANGSTQRDLFDMKPFEDALRVPPSVPVALPPAQVVASMEEQLRREPWYHGKMNRKEAEKLLKVNGDFLVRESTTTPGQYVLTGLQGGQPKHLLLVDPEGVVRTKDHRFESVSHLISYHMDNHLPIISAGSEMCLQQPVERRL; encoded by the exons ATGAACAAGCTGAGCTGCGGGAAGAAGACGCGGGTGGAAGGTGGCCAGCTGGGGGGTGATGAATGGACCCGCCACGGCAGCTTTGTCAATAAGCCCACCCGCGGCTGGCTGCATCCCGATGACAAGGTCATGGGCTCCGGGGTCTCCTACCACGTCCGG TACATGGGCTGTGTGGAAGTGCTCCAGTCCATGAGGGCTCTGGATTTCAACACCAGGACACAGGTGACCAG GGAGGCCATTGGGCTGGTATGTGAGGCTGTGCCTGGTGCCAAGGGAGCCGTGAGGAGAAGGAAG CCCTGCAGCCGCTCCCTGAGCTCCATCCTGGGCAAGAGCAACCTGAAATTTGCAGGCATGCCCATCACCCTGACCATCTCTACCAGCAGCCTCAACCTCATGGCCTCAGACTGCAAGCAG ATCATCGCCAACCACCACATGCAGTCTATATCCTTTGCATCAGGGGGAGACCCG GACACAGCTGAATATGTTGCCTATGTTGCCAAAGACCCCGTCAATCAGAGAG CCTGCCATATCCTGGAGTGTCCTGAAGGCTTGGCACAGGATGTGATCAGCACAATTGGGCAGGCCTTTGAGCTGCGCTTCAAGCAGTACCTGAAGAACCCTCCAAAGCTGGTGACCCCCCACGACAG AATGGCAGGGTTTGATGGCTCTGCCTGGgatgaagaagaggaggaaccAGCCCCGGATCACCAGTACTACAACGACTTCCCTGGCAAGGAACCTCCCATTGGGGGGGTTGTGGACATGCGCCTGCAGGATGGGGCTGCTCAGACCCCAAATCACTTGGGTGCCACACTG CCTGTCGGCCAGTCGTCCAGTGGGGAGTGTGACCCCCAGAAGCAGCATGCTCCTGCTCAAG cagggagagagaaataCCCAGCTCCGGCAGGCACATCTGGCCGCGTGGACCTGTTTGACGACCCATCTTACGTCAACGTGCAGAACATAGACAAGACACGCCAAGCTTCAGCCGCTGGCACCCCAGCCACAGCCAACGGCAGTACACAGAGGGACCTTTTTGACATGA AGCCCTTTGAAGATGCCCTGCGTGTGCCCCCATCTGTGCCTGTGGCGCTGCCCCCTGCCCAGGTGGTGGCCTccatggaggagcagctgagacgGGAGCCCTGGTACCACGGGAAAATGAACCGCAAGGAggctgagaagctgctgaaggtgaaTGGAGACTTCCTGGTGCGGGAGAGCACCACCACCCCGGGCCAGTACGTGCTGACTGGCttgcagggtgggcagcccaAGCATTTGCTGCTCGTCGATCCCGAGGGTGTG GTGCGGACAAAAGATCATCGCTTTGAGAGCGTCAGCCACCTCATCAGCTACCACATGGACAATCACCTGCCCATCATCTCAGCTGGCAGTGAgatgtgcctgcagcagccagtggaGAGGAGACTGTGA
- the PYGO2 gene encoding pygopus homolog 2 isoform X2 codes for MAAQHAEKLEGAVPAPPPPPGPPHPAGSTAAGGPGRKQGKAGLQMKSPEKKRRKSNTQGPAYSHLSEFAPPPTPMVDHLVASNPFEDDFGAPKVGAAPAPFLGSPVPFGSFRVQGGMSPQVPPGYGGGPQPLRRQPPPFAPGQMGPAFSMAPQNPNYVQPGGLTFAGQPFSQALGQNFSPPMGQLMQGPVTGFGPMMSPTMGQPPRGDMGPGPALNPSGGPAVAQRFSQPSNLFGQSPMQRPGQNMPPLPPTASPFPGAEPSFPTSSEEGGKNPPPSTFSQEQHSGSPAIVNGAQPGFAPNSAGRSASTPETSSLPLPPSSKATSSSGHQPPPGLVYPCGACRNEVNDDQDAILCEASCQKWFHRECTGMTENAYGLLTTEASAVWACDFCLKTKEIQSVYIREGMGQLVTANDG; via the exons ATGGCGGCCCAGCACGCAGAGAAGCTGGAGGGAgcggtcccggccccgccgcccccgccggggCCCCCGCACCCCGCGGGTAGCACTGCCGCCGGCGGGCCCGGCCGGAAGCAGGGGAAGGCAG GGCTGCAGATGAAGAGCCCCGAAAAAAAGCGGCGCAAGTCCAACACGCAG GGCCCTGCTTATTCGCACCTCTCGGAGTTCGCCCCGCCGCCCACTCCCATGGTGGACCACCTGGTGGCCTCTAATCCCTTCGAGGATGATTTCGGAGCCCCCAAGGtgggggcagcccctgcccccttcctgggcagccccGTCCCCTTCGGCAGTTTCCGCGTCCAGGGGGGGATGTCGCCGCAGGTGCCCCCTGGTTACGGCGGGGGACCCCAGCCCCTGCGGAGACAGCCCCCTCCTTTCGCCCCCGGGCAGATGGGTCCAGCCTTTAGCATGGCCCCCCAGAATCCAAACTACGTGCAGCCGGGGGGCTTGACCTTCGCTGGGCAGCCGTTCAGCCAGGCCCTAGGACAGAACTTCAGCCCTCCTATGGGGCAGCTCATGCAGGGGCCTGTTACCGGCTTTGGGCCCATGATGTCCCCCACTATGGGGCAGCCCCCGCGGGGGGACATGGGTCCCGGGCCAGCCCTCAACCCCTCCGGGGGCCCAGCAGTGGCTCAGCGCTTCAGCCAGCCCAGCAACCTCTTTGGACAATCGCCCATGCAGCGCCCTGGGCAGAACATGCCACCCCTGCCTCCTACAGCCAGTCCCTTCCCTGGGGCAGAACCCAGCTTCCCTACTAGCAGCGAAGAGGGGGGCAAGAACCCTCCCCCCAGCACCTTCTCCCAGGAGCAGCATTCAGGCTCCCCCGCCATCGTCAatggggcacagcctggctttgCCCCCAACAGTGCTGGCCGCAGTGCCAGCACTCCTGAGACCAGCAGCCTCCCACTACCACCCTCCAGCAAGGCCACCAGCTCCTCAGGGCACCAGCCGCCACCAGGGCTTGTGTACCCCTGCGGGGCCTGTCGCAACGAGGTGAACGACGACCAGGACGCCATCCTGTGCGAGGCCTCCTGCCAGAAGTGGTTCCACCGAGAGTGCACAGGGATGACTGAGAATGCCTATGGGCTGCTCACCACTGAGGCCTCTGCCGTCTGGGCCTGCGACTTCTGCCTCAAGACGAAGGAGATCCAGTCGGTCTACATCCGGGAGGGCATGGGACAGCTGGTGACCGCCAATGACGGCTGA
- the PYGO2 gene encoding pygopus homolog 2 isoform X1, with protein sequence MAAQHAEKLEGAVPAPPPPPGPPHPAGSTAAGGPGRKQGKAGERGGTGTGVGGGRLGPADATSLVPVGLQMKSPEKKRRKSNTQGPAYSHLSEFAPPPTPMVDHLVASNPFEDDFGAPKVGAAPAPFLGSPVPFGSFRVQGGMSPQVPPGYGGGPQPLRRQPPPFAPGQMGPAFSMAPQNPNYVQPGGLTFAGQPFSQALGQNFSPPMGQLMQGPVTGFGPMMSPTMGQPPRGDMGPGPALNPSGGPAVAQRFSQPSNLFGQSPMQRPGQNMPPLPPTASPFPGAEPSFPTSSEEGGKNPPPSTFSQEQHSGSPAIVNGAQPGFAPNSAGRSASTPETSSLPLPPSSKATSSSGHQPPPGLVYPCGACRNEVNDDQDAILCEASCQKWFHRECTGMTENAYGLLTTEASAVWACDFCLKTKEIQSVYIREGMGQLVTANDG encoded by the exons ATGGCGGCCCAGCACGCAGAGAAGCTGGAGGGAgcggtcccggccccgccgcccccgccggggCCCCCGCACCCCGCGGGTAGCACTGCCGCCGGCGGGCCCGGCCGGAAGCAGGGGAAGGCAGGTGAGCGTGGGGGGACCGGGACCGGGGTGGGTGGGGGTCGCCTCGGCCCCGCTGACGCGACCTCGCTTGTTCCCGTAGGGCTGCAGATGAAGAGCCCCGAAAAAAAGCGGCGCAAGTCCAACACGCAG GGCCCTGCTTATTCGCACCTCTCGGAGTTCGCCCCGCCGCCCACTCCCATGGTGGACCACCTGGTGGCCTCTAATCCCTTCGAGGATGATTTCGGAGCCCCCAAGGtgggggcagcccctgcccccttcctgggcagccccGTCCCCTTCGGCAGTTTCCGCGTCCAGGGGGGGATGTCGCCGCAGGTGCCCCCTGGTTACGGCGGGGGACCCCAGCCCCTGCGGAGACAGCCCCCTCCTTTCGCCCCCGGGCAGATGGGTCCAGCCTTTAGCATGGCCCCCCAGAATCCAAACTACGTGCAGCCGGGGGGCTTGACCTTCGCTGGGCAGCCGTTCAGCCAGGCCCTAGGACAGAACTTCAGCCCTCCTATGGGGCAGCTCATGCAGGGGCCTGTTACCGGCTTTGGGCCCATGATGTCCCCCACTATGGGGCAGCCCCCGCGGGGGGACATGGGTCCCGGGCCAGCCCTCAACCCCTCCGGGGGCCCAGCAGTGGCTCAGCGCTTCAGCCAGCCCAGCAACCTCTTTGGACAATCGCCCATGCAGCGCCCTGGGCAGAACATGCCACCCCTGCCTCCTACAGCCAGTCCCTTCCCTGGGGCAGAACCCAGCTTCCCTACTAGCAGCGAAGAGGGGGGCAAGAACCCTCCCCCCAGCACCTTCTCCCAGGAGCAGCATTCAGGCTCCCCCGCCATCGTCAatggggcacagcctggctttgCCCCCAACAGTGCTGGCCGCAGTGCCAGCACTCCTGAGACCAGCAGCCTCCCACTACCACCCTCCAGCAAGGCCACCAGCTCCTCAGGGCACCAGCCGCCACCAGGGCTTGTGTACCCCTGCGGGGCCTGTCGCAACGAGGTGAACGACGACCAGGACGCCATCCTGTGCGAGGCCTCCTGCCAGAAGTGGTTCCACCGAGAGTGCACAGGGATGACTGAGAATGCCTATGGGCTGCTCACCACTGAGGCCTCTGCCGTCTGGGCCTGCGACTTCTGCCTCAAGACGAAGGAGATCCAGTCGGTCTACATCCGGGAGGGCATGGGACAGCTGGTGACCGCCAATGACGGCTGA